ATCTAGTACATCTGCCATTGTGGAACTTCCCACGGACCTGGAAAGGCCATGCATCAGAGCAGGAAGAGTCCTTTAAGGCCATTCCAAAAGAAGCCAGTTCCCTTATGAGTTGTTTCCTGTTTGAGCGAAAAATAACTGCCTTTCTTTCTATACAGTGGAACTATGTAATGGTAGAGCCTTGGTATTTCAAAGCACCCCAGAGGCACTTGCTTTTCCTTCCCACTCACTGGAAAACTGCACGGGTGGGTTCAGGTGAGACACCTGTGTCAGTCTAATATCCCTCAGTGACTCTCAGCTTAGCTATGCTTCCAGTTGGGTTTTCCATCTCAGTCTGCGATCTCAGAGTATAACTGagttcttcccctcccacccccactccccgcaTGCATCACCCTGTCTCCCACTTACACCTATGCAACCCTGTGGGAGCGTAGAAGGTTCacagaagagccacgagaatgatcaaTTGATTGGAAGCCATGCCTAATAGTAAcaaactccaggagctcaatcggTTTAGCTGATGAAAGAGACTGTTAAGGGGTGACCATCACCGTCTGTAAATACCTatgtggggaacagaaatttgatattAGAGGCtgcttcagtctagcagacaaaacCATAACAAGAGctaatggctagaagttgaaaaTGGACAGCCTTAGACTAGCATTAAAGGTGcatatttttaacagggaggataattaaacactggaacaacttacccagggttagggtggattctccatcactagcaaatgttaaaaatcacagttggctgtttttctagaagacctgctctagttcaaacaggaacgAATTCAGGGAAGTCCCATGGCCTCTGTTATCCAGGTCAGCAGGATGAACACTTGGGGAATGGATGCTGTTAATGTGCCTGTTGTGGCTAGCCATAAAAACTGTCCTTCTGTGCTATTTAGTTATCTTGGCTGTTCCCTATAGCTCCTATGCGGATACTTTGGCAATATAAAAACACAGCCATGGTCCCTTCTCGGAGCTCTGATATTTGGCGTCCTCTCTAGCTCCTTCCTCCCAGAGTATGCAGTAAATCAGGCAAGAATTCCACAGGGGAGGATGGCTCTAAGAAGTGGGTTTTAAGGAGGGAGATCCAGTGGTGTTGGCTCCCTACTGATTCAGGGGGAAGACCACCCCTCTACTGGATTtccaacaccacttcctgcagcacttcGCAGCTCTTCCAGCTGCTTAGCTCATGAGAGCTGCCCAGATCCCCGCACAAGCAGGCTGGTCCCCATGGAGTTTATCTGCACTAAGGAAGGGCTCATGATTATTAAAGCACTGAATTAGGACTCTGAagtcctgggttcaagtcccacctTTGACCAGTCTCTTACTCCTTGAAtggtccccatctgtacaatggggtcAAAATCTTCCTTTGTCTAACTGGATTGTAAATGGTTAGGGGCCAGGATTGGCTCTCACGATGCAGCTGTACAGCACGTGCTCCAATGGGGCCACGATCTCACTTGGGGCCTCTAGCTGCTACCGTAATGCACATAACAATAAGAAAGTCTTGCCATGCATCCTGGCAAAGGTAACTCTTCCTAGGTTAGCTCTGACCCTATGAGGCACTGCTGATCCTCCCTGCCTGCCAAACCCACAACCCATGTTGATATTGCTGGGGTTTGCTGGGATTTTTAGGAGCTTGCAAAGACCAGCTCAATTAGCCAAACTTACTAAAGACGGATTCTGCTCTCGCTGTGCTGGCAGCCGGGAGGCTGGCTGCGTTCCAGCCCAAGTGAGTGGTTATCTTCCAAGCTGTTGATAACACAGCCCTCCGCAAGGCAACAGGCAACCCCAAGCCAAGGCAATGTTAGCGAAAGCCCTTATAAGGGACCGCGCCTCACTTGCTCCAGGGAGAGCCGACAGCCCCAGCGAAGGACAATGGTCCCACTCCTGGGAGTGCTGCTCCTGTTGCTGGTGCTCCTCTCCTCCTGGAGACTTGCAAAGGGGAAAGCAGAGCCCAGGCCCAAGtaccccaggagcctgccttccCTGCCCATCATCGGGAGCCTGCTGCACCTGACCGGTAACTGCCAGTTCCATCTCCTCTTACACAGCCTGCAGAAGAAATATGGCAGCCTCTACTCCCTGCAGATGGGCTCCCAGTACATGGTGGTGGTGAACCACTACCTGCATGCCAAGGAGGTGCTGCTGAAGAAGGGAAAGACCTTCGCCGGGCGGCCCCACACAGTAAGTAACCCACATGGCCCTGTCCctctagctgcctgggagagaaagGAAGCAAAGACTAGAGAGTAGAGCACaggggtgggagacctgggttctagtcccagccaGCTTGGGGTCCTTGGGCAAGGCACTTCCCTGctgtgcgcctcagtttccccatctctaaaagcAGGGGGATAATAGCCCACCTTGCGGTGCTTTGAGGTCATTGAATGACAGGTGCTAAACACACTAGGGCAGTGGGTCAGACCCTTTCCACTATGGTGACCCCCacatttcccctccttcccatctAGCCAGAAAGAAGGGGAGGGGTGATTGTGAGACCCATCCACCCCCTGACTCCCCAACCTGTTCATAGCCCCCAGCTTGAGGTCCCACACAGGGGGGGAACCATGTTCCTGTTAACCCTTGAGCTGCTGTGCAGGAACTAAAGCCTCTTTATTCATATGGGTGGCACCCTCATGACAAAGGTGGCTGGTTCTCGGGGTACCAAGGCTCGTGAGTCACCTGGTTACCCCCCAACCTCCAGCATACAGGAATCCTGCATGTGTTTAGCTGGAGGCCAGCTcctaacaccaccagcctgttagccagCCAAGCGCTCTCCTCCGGGCTAGGTCTTACTTTGACTTGCAGGgcaacaataggtgcaccccactccccacatccCTTTGAAGTGTTGCCCTGGACTagccagcccctgacactggctacacTCAGAAATCCCAGGCTTGCTGTCCCCAAAGGCACAGTATATGCACCAGATGGTCAGATTCAGCCCCAAACCAGCGCTTGATTTAACACCACAGCCCAGAACtacatttatagtgaaaacacaGCTAAGTTTGTTAGCAGAGTTTAGAGCTTCAGGAGCTGGTGAGTAAGGAGCCTGGAAACAAAGAGGTACACGTAAAACAAAATGATACCATGCTTTCCAGAGACTAACTCACAGGTTCACCTCCTGCCTACAGCAGTTTCTCTCACCCCAAATTTTGACCGAGGCTGGTTCTGATCCAGTTTTCATGGGTATAAATGCACTGCCTGTTTATTTCCTAGGTGCAGGAGAAGGGGGTGTCCTCTTCATCTTCTCCGTGCATCCCCAAAGTTCATTATCTGTCCTCAGAAGCAGTATCACCCCTCACCCCGGCCGTCGCTTGTTTTTTCGGTGTGCTCTTCCCTGTTGTGTTTGTGTCTCTCTGTTGACTTGGAATGCGGATCTGCACCCCTTGTGTTAGCTTCCTATGCTTTATTTACACGCCGACAGAGAAACAGGGGAACAAACATCCTTTCTCGGACAGAAAACCTGTCTGGCCAACTCTGTCTTGGTACAGACATTAAAACGTATTTCCAGTCTCTGTGCATAACGCCTCACGTAGTCTCTGTACATACGTGTCACAAAGCCTctgatgaccagtgtgaccccAGCTTTCCCTTTAGACCTCACCaaacattctttggtgaaccagaatatACAGCCCAGAATCCGGCTATGCCTGTAACCCCTTGTCAGCTGGCACTGAGAGGGTCTCTTGGGTCACAGTAGGGTTACTTCAGTATGTGACAGTAATGACCCCACCGTGGCAGCATCTCTACTCACAGCTGGCTCCTGAAGGCCACTCAGCTTTTCCCCTCCTTTGCtttatttatccccacaacattAGAGTGACCCTGCTGACCCAGGCTGTAGGTCCAGGGACATGTATGTGTCCCTGAGGAACCTCCTGCCCTGACCACATTCCCTTTCTGGTTTCAATGGGGGAGGGCACGCCACTTCTCGTCCCAAACTGTTGGGTGTACTGGCATGCACTGTTAAAGTGGGGCTGcgttccatcccagaggtggctccATTTCAGTGCTGGGTTAAGTTGCTCTGGTGCCTGCATAACATGCAAAGCGCTCGTAGATGCTCTGGGATGAAATGTGCTCTAGGGATGGTTTCACTGACTCTGTGTAGGGCTTTACACAGCCCCAAAGGGCCAAACTTACCATTGGTCCAAGAGGTGTGCAAAAGGTGCAACTCTGCCAGCCCCAGTGGCGTTGCACCTGTATAGGGCCAGAaagtgtggggtgggaggaggagggctcTGTGGAGGTGAAAGACTGCTCCCCCAACCCTAACCAATCAGACTGGAACTGCAGCCAAGTGTGCAGGGCAGGAAGACATGCTCCCACGCCACGCTGCCACTCCATCAGCCTTGTAACTCCAGCTGCAGACAGGACAAAGCTCAGGCACCAAACCCCAGAGACCTGCGGGCCAGAGGCCAGGCTGGCCCATTTCCTCCCCTGTCGAATCCCAGCCTTGCTGTTCCTTAAATATCCAGAGGGGGCCTCCAGTGCCCAAGACAAGGTGCTCCTGTGTGCCATGCAGGTTACAGGCACTGTCCCCATTGTTCACCCCGCAGCGCCCTGGACTTGGAGGCAGCCCCATGTGTCCGCCCTGGCCATGCAGAGCACTAGACCTTGGCTCAGCCATTTGGGCCCGGGAGGAGCTGGGCACTGCACAGCTGCTTCAGGTCAGCTCCAATGCTCAGGGTGGCCGGGCCCGCAGGCAAGCAGAATGGGCTAAAGCAGGGCACAGAAGAGGCAAGGTGACATTGCTGGCTCCCAGGCCaggctccccccccgccccgtctcaCAGTCCTGCCAGCAGAGGAGATTGCTATGTCCCTCTCTTTGCCCTCAGGTGACCACGGACATTCTGACCAGGAACGGCAAAGACATCGCCTTCGCCACCTACAGCCCACACTGGAAATTCCTGCGCAAGCAGGTCCACGCGTCACTCTCCATGTTTGGAAAAGGGACGCTGGCCCTGGAGAAAATCAGTAAGTGTCACTTCCCTGCCTCTGCATCAAGGGAGGCCGGCCAAccgcagcagaggggaaggatgggCTAGCAGGTAGGGTGAAGTGCTGGCAGCCAGGAGAAGTGGGTTATATTCCCTGCTCCGCCACAgataccttgggcaagtcacaatctCGCCTTGCAGGCCCcgtgctatcccagccctgggctctgcatATCACAGCTCTGCTGACATGCCTTAATCACGACTAGGGCCCTGCGAAAAGCAAGATTTCACTCCCTGCGTGGAAATTGCAGCATTAGCCCCGTACTGTGACTTTTCCAACAGCAGGGTGGTGGAAGTGGCCATCCATGTGTGCTGGTCTTGTGCTCAGTGGGGCTCGTAGTACGGCAGTGTCACAGCAGAGCAGCAGTTCGGAGGGGGTCAGCAGCTGGTTGTAGGCGAGGCACATAGCTAGTGGCACCGCTGCTTGGAAAACAAGCTATGAGCCACAGCGAGCATGAAATCAGCCCACATGGATCCCTGGTACTGCCTCCCTCCTGCAGGGAAATCACATCAGTCTGGGGAGGACTTGGTGGCTGCGCTTATTCCAGGAAAATCGATACTTTACCCGTGATGCTGccgggaaatttttaaaaatcatccacGAGTTTTCCTGGGCCCGACTTATGAGCTGGGACACATCTTGCTTTTCCAGTCTCATCTTCCTTGCCTCCCGCACAGcccccctgctgttccagtcaTGGGATCCCCCCACAGCGCTGCCAGTACCCCtcgatcctgacccacagcccccctgctattctaGCCCTTTGCACGACATGCCCCCCCTTTGTCCAGTTTGAGCTACCCTCACCCCAGTTGTGCTGACACACCCCAGGCTCAATGCACTCTCCCCACTTGCTAGGCCCCAGTGCTCACCAGATCACCAccatctctccccttccttctaGTCTGTCGGGAAGCTGCCTCCTTGTGCGAGTCTCTCAGCAGTTTTCAGGACGCCCTCCTGGACATGGCCCCGGAGCTCAACCGAGCTGTTACCAATGTGGTGTGCTCGCTGTGCTTCAACTCCTGCTACAGGCGAGGGGACCCCGAGTTTGAGGCCATGCTGCAGTATAATGAAGGCATCGTGAACACGGTGGGCCAAAAGAGCCTGGTGGACATCttcccctggctgcaggtgaGAGTTGGAGGGGGTGGTTGAAGAGGGGAGATGGTCAGTCGCTCTTAGTCACCTCTAGTTTGCCCCTCCTCGCTCTTCACTGGCCAAAGTGGGCTGGCTGGGACTCTCCTAGTAGCCCATAGAACCTCTCTCTGCTCAGCACCAGGGTGGCTGGAGCTGCACCAGGCATgaattcactgaagtcagtgggtgacTATAGAATTGTCGCTACGTTCACTGGGAGGTTGGTAAAACGACGTCCAGTGGCCAGTTGATGACCTTGGTACGTTGGTGGATTTGCACAAAACACAGAGCACACAAAACACCAGCGCTTAACAAAAGCACCAGGCAAAGGTTGTCGTCTTGCTCCCTGAAGGACATTCCCCAGCTCACTGCTGCAGCAATGTGCTGGCTCTCAAACATCGCTAGACATTTGTAGTTGTTGCTACCTACCCTAGCCATTCAAAAGAAGAAGAAGTGGGTGACTCTGGACCACAGCGTTTTGCTGCCCAAACAAGGCACCTGACACCAAGGGTCCTATGGACCCCGGTGGGCCACCTGCGCCCCTCtagctggacctgctgggagaCCCAGGGCTCTGGAGGAACAGGGCTAATTTGGGAACCAGGGGGGACTTGCTCTGGATTGGGATACACACCTGCCACAGATGAAGTGGAGTGAATGGGTGTCACCGCCAGTCTTTCCTCCTGCAGGTTTTTCCCAACAAGGACCTGGCATTGCTGAGGAGTTGCATCGAGGTCAgagaccagctgctgcagaagaagTTCAAGGAACACAAGGTAGGTAGCTCAGTGTGGCCGCTCACAGGCTGCACAGACATGgggccaggcctggggaggggctcaGACCTGGGACCCAGCTGCCGGGCAGGGGGATGTATTGCTACAATCTGCACCCCACGTTTCCAAATCATTGaggccctgccagccccagtggggaagcagcagagacCAGTGAGGGATCTGCACCCCCCATTGCTGATCTGTCCCCAGGCAGCAGGATCCCCAGCTGACCAGCTGACCAGCATGACCCAGGGGATGGGAGTACACAGCACCTGCTGTGACAGGTGGGGCTGTATGAAGGGAGGGGTTTACAAGCGCTTCCCCACCCATTACAACCCTCACCTTACTCTAAGGAaaagaaacttttcccacacCCTCAGTGCTTGGTGTACAGTGGGGAAGGGGTTACAGCATGGGATTGCGTGCCCCAGCCCTGCTAGCGCACCCCCATCCTGAACTCCAGTACCCTGCTGCtaccccagtcctgggctccccacgcTCAGCTCTGTCACCACACCCCACTCTGGAGTGGGTAGAATAGAAACGTCCTGCAGCAGCGCAGATCTAGgtccaattcccagctctgctgctgacccagTGTGCAGCCTGCACCAAGTCACGGAcccgccccatgcctcagtttcccacctgtaacaTGAGGCTAATGATACTTTCCAGCCACATTGACAGGCCTAGTGaataggagagctgggttctgccgctggcctgctgagtgactgTGGGCAGGTCatgtcccctccctgtgcctcagatttcccatctgtaaaatggggctaatagtaCTGCCCCccctcctttgcaaagcactgtgagacctACTGGTGAGAGCGAGGTGTTATTATCCAGGATTAGTATTGTTACTCAGTCATTTCCCAGGCAGGGCCGAACGTTGCCCTTGTCCCCAGCCCCTGTTGGGCGGGGGAAAGGAgtgctggggaggtgggaggtTTAGCCACAGGTGGGGGGCAAAGAAGCTGCTCCTGTCCATCTTGAATGGCCACCTTCACATGGCTTGGAGTGTCAGGCCCACACCTCCTCATCCACTCCTGGTGGGGGTCCttctggctggggaggggacagcCATCCCCTAGGCCCATCGGATCTTCCTGGCATATGAACTGACGCTGAAGAATAGAGGGGGGCCAGGAGGGGCCCGGCTGCTTAGCTCCCCTTGCGGCCTCTTCTGACCCCTGCTGTCCTGCCCCCCTTGCAGAAAGCGCTGGGCAGTGACTCGGTCAATGACCTGATGGATGCCCTGCTGCGCGTCCAGCTCAACATGGAGAACAACAACAGCCAGCTGGCCCTGCCGCTGGAGCTGACAGACGACCATATCCTCATGACCGTGGCCGACATCTTCGGGGCGGGCGTCGAGACCACCAGCACCGTGCTCAAGTGGGCTGTGCTCTACCTGCTCCACTACCCGGAGGTGCGCGTGTCCCCCTGCCCACGTGGCCCTTCcgccctgcacccacccccaagCACAGAGCCTGCTGGAGAAGAGCGCTCAGATGTCCCTTTCTAGGGTGCCCCCTCCTCCAGGCCATTCCTGGAGTGGCCCCAGGGCTGGCTGTTGAACATGGAGGGCAGGATGAGCGTGTCCCCAGCGGCCTGGTCCACAGGCATTTCCTGTTTGTTCTAGACTAATAACCTCCTCTGGAATAGCTATCCCTTACCTGGCTTGGGCTAGGGTCCCCCTCAATGACGCCGGGGTCCCTGGAAATCCCGCTCAGACCCAGGAAAGCATTTAACAGCGGTTGTTTGGCTCACCAATCTTTCACATCTGTCCTGCTTGGAGGGGCCAAACAGGCGGTTTTGGGTCAATGTTGTGACGAAGCCCGGCCCCGCTGGGACCTATCGATTGGGGCTCTGCTGTGCACCAAGCTAGGGACAGAATTCAGACAGTCCTGACAGAGAAACTCCATTAGCTTTTGGCCTTACAGGGCCCAAGACACACAGTGAGGGGTCCTCATTCAATCCACTAGGGGCAGTAGTTTACGTACCCTACCCAGGTCATTTAGTAGCTGGACCAAAGTGCCATGCTTTGCCATAGGGAGACCTGTAGCCCTTAGCAATCTCCGCCCTCGGCTAACGCTGGCCCGGCTGGGCTGTGCCCCCAGGTGCAGAGAAAGATCCGGGAGGAACTGGATCAGAAGGTCGGCTTCGAGAGACACCCCCAGCTCAGCGACAGGCAGCAGCTACCCTACCTGGAGGCCACTATCAGCGAGGTCCTGCGCATCCGGCCTGTCTCCCCTCTGCTGCTCCCACATGTGGCCCTTACGGACACCAGGTGAGACTTCTCTGGGCACATCCCAGCTCATGGCCCAGCCCTGTCCCTCCTTTGACAGGGGGAGGAGGCGATGGCAGAGCGACACACTGAATTATTCTCTCTCCCACCACGTTGCAGCATTGGGGAATACACCATCCGAAAGGGAGCCCAGGTCCTCGTCAACCTCTGGTCCCTTCACCACGACGAGAAGGAATGGGACAAGCCAGAGGAGTTTAACCCAGGTAGGTCCTTTTCTCTGCCCTTCCTGGCTGAAGCTTTGGGCTTAGTATCCGCACCTGCCCATCTCTGCCCCCCGGGCCGACGGGGTCATTGCTGAGCCAGGCTGGGTTGAGAGGGAAGTGCCAGACTTTGCCTCTCTGTTGCCGCCAAACAAAGCTTGGAGCTGGCTGCGGCCCAGATCACTGGCGGAGAGAGCTGCGGCCAGGGGCTCATTCTAGCTTAGGGGGCTCCCCGGGCTAGGTGGTGCTGCCCTCCCTCAAGTCCCCAGTCCCCATCCTCCCAGATGGAGGACAGCGTGGGGCTGTGTGGAGCCTAGTGACGCTGCTCCTCAAGCATCCAGAAGGGGGCGCTGCTGAGCAATGGGACCCGCTTCCCTCTGGGCAGTGCTGGGCCCACAGGTGACCAGCTGCATTGGAGCCTCCTGCGTGCAGCACCAGTTTGGCCCACCTTGGATTAACCTTACGCAGACTGGACTGTGCCAGGCTAGAGCTTCTTCCCAGGAGACAAGTGCGGTCAGGATCGGGGGCACACAGGGGCTGGCGATAAATCAGAGAGGCTCCAAGTGCAGAGGCCTTGTCTCGCTCCTTCGAATGGAGCAAAGGAATCAGGACAGACCCAAGTGGGATGGGGAGTGTAGGAGACCGGGTCTAGGATGCAGTGCTCACGCCTTCAGGTTGCTGCTACAAATCGGGCCTTGGCACCACAAGCTGGCACCATGGCACAGCCCTTTGGAGGGACGTGTGAGATGAGTTTGGCAGGTCTCTGCCCTTATGAGAGGCACCAAGTGCACCGTGTGACTGGGCCAGGATACACCCTACACCTCTCCCTCCGGGCTGGGGCTGTGAGGGAAAGCCAGCACTTCCTGGTCCTGTGCCAgcttcagcctggagcccctaCTTCCCCCACACAAGCCCTTTGGCCAGTAGCTGAACATGAAGGAAGGGGGGAGAGCTGGCTTGATCCTGCTGTAGAACAGCTCCGTCCCCCAACCACAGTCCCAGGTACCCCACACATAAGGAAACATCTCACCAACGATGCTGTCCCACCCTTTAATGAGGCTGCTGCGCCCCCTGCAGGTCGCTTCTTGGATGAGGAGGGCAATCGGATCTACTCACCCTCGCCCAGCTACCTGCCCTTCGGAGCCGGGAGCCGGGTGTGCTTGGGCGAAGCCCTCGCTAAGATGGAGGTCTTCCTCTTCCTGGCCTGGATCCTGCAGAGGTTCACCCTGGAGGTCCTCCCGGGCCAGCCGCTGCCTGCGCTGGAGGGCAAGTTCGGCGTGGTGCTCCAAGTGCAGCAGTTCAAGGTGAAGGCCAGGCTGCGGGCAGCCTGGCGGGATGGCATGTAGAGCTGCCCGCACCATGGACCCAGCCAGCCGCTCCAGGGACACAGCATGGgaggcagctgcacagggcaggtctctggccaaCCCCAGGGATGTTTCTAtcccctagaccaggggtggccaacctggggctccggagccacatgcggctcttcagaagttaatctgtggctccttgtacaggcaccgactccggggctggagctacaggcgccaactttccagtggaCCAGGGggttgctcactgctcaacccctggctctgccacaggccctgccccctctccacccattcccaccccctcccctgagcctgccatgacctcgctcctcccacccccagcctcctgcacgccatgaaacagctgattgggaggtgcagggagggagggggaggcgctgatcggcagggctgctggggggtgggaggcgctgggagcgggggggaggagctgatggggggctgctgacgtattacggtggctctttggcaatgtccaCTGGTAAatcctggctccttctcaggctcacgttggccacccctgccctagacggATGAAAGGGGCGCTGGTTGGGTCATTATTTAGGCAGGGATGAGCCCAGTGGGCCAATGCCCCAAGGGAAACCGCTGCTGGTGCCGGGGTATCTGAGCCCCTGCAACACCATTCAAAAGCTGTACCTTGGCTGCATGGCCACGATACACTGTGCCGCTCCCTCCTCATTGCTCTGCCATgcctgcggggggtgggggggaatatcAGTCCCTCGGGGGACAGGCAAGGTGCAGAGGGAGTGAGTTGGTGGAGGGGCTTAGAGGACTAGCAGAGGCAGGTTTCCTGTTCCACAGGAGCAGATGGGGAACGCCCCCCATAAAGGGGCCTCGGCCTCTGGGACCCAGCTCAGCCCCTCATGGGGCTGAAACTTATCACCCCAgcacagctccagccctgtgtgtggtggggagggccccagcagtttgggaaggtgctgggagctccaggctgggttgccagccctgctcagttcCCCAGCCCAAAGCCTCAGTTACTGCAGCTTCACTGGCCACCTTGGTCTCTGGCCCACACCCATTTCCAGAGAGGATCCGTCCTTCCCTCAGATCAGGTGACAAGGCTCAGGTGCCAGGTGAACAGGAGCAGGGCAGCCGGCAGGAACCGCCACTTCAGGCAGGTGAAACAGAAGAGCGGGTGGACCTGGCTGGGGCAGACCTGATTCTCTGActggccaggattttcaaaggggggGTAGGCATGCAGTTAACGAGTACATTTGCTCTGTGGTTTATGGCAAGTGCAGCCCTGGATCCCTACACAGTAGCTGTCATGCAGTCGAGAGGAAGcctggcccagtggttagggtggcTAGCCTGAGACTTGAGAGACCAGCTTCAATTCCTGCATGAaattcagcaagtcacttagtctccctgTGGGTTccttcccatctgtacaatgagtgtaacagcactgccctactgCACAGGGGTCTTGTGAGAAGAAATACATTAGACTGGGACGGGGCTCAGATACAGTTGTAATGGAGGGCCAGATAAATCCCTTACATCTTTTCTACACACGGAGTTATTCTGGACTAGCAGTTCCACTTTGAGTTCACACCCAGCCTTAATCCAGAATAAgattcatgtgtagacaagcccttagacagaCAGTAGCGTAACTCACACGTATACTCTAGTGTAAACCGTTGGTCTGTGTATTACATGCGCTCTGCCTGATGTGCAGAGGATGGAGGTCTGTTACAGCTCCCACCTGCCCAGAACCCCCAGAGGAAGTCactggttcaatccccagtgtcAGCCGAGATCTTGCAGCCGTCACACTAACAGACACACATTGCTTAAATTCAAACGGTCCTATTAACCTCCTCCtcctggaaaaattggaaagagtccagcgaagggcaacaaaaattattaggggactggaacacatgagttatgaggagaggctgagggaactggggatgtttagtctgcagaagagaagaatgaggggggatttgatagctgctttcgactacctgaaagggggttccaaagaggatggatctaggctgttctcagtggtagcaggtgacagaacaaggagtaatggtctcaagttgcaatgggggagatttaggttggatattaggaaaaactttttcattaggagggtggtaaaacactggaatgcgttacctagggaggtggtggaatctccttccttagaagtttttaaggtcaggcttgacaaagccctggctgggatgatttaattggggatcggtcctgctttgagcggggggttggactggatggcctcctgagg
The sequence above is drawn from the Natator depressus isolate rNatDep1 chromosome 7, rNatDep2.hap1, whole genome shotgun sequence genome and encodes:
- the CYP17A1 gene encoding steroid 17-alpha-hydroxylase/17,20 lyase — encoded protein: MVPLLGVLLLLLVLLSSWRLAKGKAEPRPKYPRSLPSLPIIGSLLHLTGNCQFHLLLHSLQKKYGSLYSLQMGSQYMVVVNHYLHAKEVLLKKGKTFAGRPHTVTTDILTRNGKDIAFATYSPHWKFLRKQVHASLSMFGKGTLALEKIICREAASLCESLSSFQDALLDMAPELNRAVTNVVCSLCFNSCYRRGDPEFEAMLQYNEGIVNTVGQKSLVDIFPWLQVFPNKDLALLRSCIEVRDQLLQKKFKEHKKALGSDSVNDLMDALLRVQLNMENNNSQLALPLELTDDHILMTVADIFGAGVETTSTVLKWAVLYLLHYPEVQRKIREELDQKVGFERHPQLSDRQQLPYLEATISEVLRIRPVSPLLLPHVALTDTSIGEYTIRKGAQVLVNLWSLHHDEKEWDKPEEFNPGRFLDEEGNRIYSPSPSYLPFGAGSRVCLGEALAKMEVFLFLAWILQRFTLEVLPGQPLPALEGKFGVVLQVQQFKVKARLRAAWRDGM